The genomic window TTGTACTCCGGCGTCACCATCACGAAGCCGTCGAACGAGGCGATCTTGTTGGCCCACTCCAGCGTGTGCGGCTGCTGGTACTGGCCCATCGACGGCGGGTACACCTCGTCCAGGTGCGGCAGCTTGTAGTCCAGCAGGTCGACGAGCTCGAACTGGGCGTCGGTGCGCTGCCGGGCGACGTCGTACACCCACTGACCCACGGCCGCGCCGTTGCGTCCCGGCCGGGTGCTGCCGATGATGATTCCGATCCTGGCCATCTGCGTTCCTCCTCGTGTGGGGTACCGGAGGCGGCACCCTTGCCTGACGAAGCAACTATACGCTGTTGGTTGCTTCGCCAAGCAAGTACACTGGGATCATGTCCACCGTCACACCGCAGCCGACAATGCCCCCAGAAGGGGTGCAACCACTCAACCCAGACGAGGAGGCGCTCGTCCGGTCCCTCACTCGCGTCATGTACGCCCTGCCCCGCGCCATCGACGCCGACATGGTCCGCGAGCAGCGGCTCCCCCTGATTGACTACCTGGCCCTGATGCACCTCTCCGAGGCCGCCGACCGGCGGTTGCGGATGAGCGAACTCGCCGCCGCCTGCGAAATGTCGCTCAGTGGCATGAGCCGCGTCGTACACCGGTTGGAGAGCCAGGGGCTCATCCAGCGGATCAGGTGCGAACAGGACGCCCGCGGCTGGAACGCCGTCCTCACCGACGCCGGCCTCACCCGCCTCCAAGAGGCCTGGCCGACCAGTCTCGCCGCCGTACGCCGGCAGTTCCTCGACCACCTCACGGGCGTCGACCTCCGAAAGCTCTCCCAAGCCCTACAGGACGTGGCCATCTGATTCCCTGTCGGGAATCACCTGAGGTCTGAACGAACCGCCTGCTCCTGATCAAGGAGTAGGCACCGCGGTGGATACTGCCGCGGGGGCGAAGACAGACCCGGCGGGCCCGCCGGCGCCCTGAGCAGCTCAAGATCGTCGCGGCGCAGGGCGGCGTGACCGTCCGCGAAGGTTCGCCGCGCGGCCAGTGCGGCTTCGTGAACGACTCAGGGCGCGATGCCAAACGGGCCCATGCTGCCATAGTCCAGCCGTAGGGCTTCGGCCATTGCCCACGCGTTCGGCAGGGTGAATATGTCGGCACCGCCCAAACGCTGGCTCCAACGCGGAACGAGTTCATCGGCGGCCTGGGCGGCCACGGCGTCGAGGTAGGCCTTGAAGATGGCCCAGGCGTTGGTGGCGTCAACCGGGGTCAGAATCTTCTCCAAGTCAACCGACGAGAGCGCTGCCTCGGTGGTGGAACGCAGGTCTTGCACGTATTCGATTTGGGTCCTGACATCGTCCGGGGTGCCGGGCCGGGTGACGTGTCCGCCGACGATCTTCTCGAAGGGGTATTCGAGAGCCTGTTCCTGGGCGTTGACGAAGCCGGGGATGTTCGCGGAGACGGCGAGGTTGGAGAACGGGACCCAGCCGGGGAAGATCACGTCCACGAGCATCAGCACGCCTTGTGTCGGGGCGTAGATGAAGATGTTTCCCTCGGCGTGGTTGGGGCCCTTGTAGTCGAGCTGGAGGCTGTGGTCTCCCGCTTCGATCGTCAGGGTGTCGTCAAACACGCGTGTCGGCAGGGGGCGGTTAGGGTCGCCGAGCAGCGCGAGTCGTTCCGCCGTGATGCGGTGGGCATAGCGTGGTACGTCCTCGGGGTAGACCGACATCGCTCCGACGTGGTCGGAGTGCTGGTGGCTGTAGACGGCCTGGGTGATGGGGCGGCTGGTCACGCTGCGGATTGCGCGGAGAATGTTGTGGCCGAGGGTGGGTGGCGCGTCGACGGCGATCACACCCTCGTCCGTGACCACGAACATCATCTGGTACATGCCCTCACTGAGCCAGAACACGCCGTCGGCGATCTCCTCCAAGACGTAACCGGCCTTGGGGACCTCGGGACCCAGGGCAGCCTGCGGCACTGGGGCCGTTGGTAGCTTCCGCGCCCGCTCAGCAACGTCCGAATACGGAACTTTCGACACGTGGCCCCCTGCCTCGCCAATCGCACCGACCGGCTCTGCCCGCTACGGTGCGCGCCGCGGTCGAATGGGCGACGGATCGCCCGGCGCACCGTCGATCGTCCTCGCCGGCGTTCAGGCTCGCAGCCGCATCGCCCGACGCTCATCCGCAAGGGGGACACCTGGGGATGCTCCCGTTCCGTTCCGTGCGTTCGTCCGCGGAGAGTTCCCCCACCGAAGGGAGGCGGCCGGCCGGTGGGCGGAGCCGGAGCTGGATCCACCGGCACAATCGTCCCCGGCAGTACGACCGGGCTCAATGCACCGGGTGCTAGCTGCCGGTCGGCTGCGGCTGGGTGGGCCGGTTCTCGACGACGGCCACCATGAGAAGCACTCCGGTCGTTGTCACGCTGACGCCTATCAGCGGCAGCCAGTGGGCGGCGACGGCGGCGACGAGTATGGCGGGCAGGCCGATCAGGCGGGGCCAGGACAGCCGGCGGTAGATGGTGGCGGACAGTAGGACCCGACCGGCGAGAAACAGAGCGGGGCCGGCGACCGTGACGGCGATGGCCGCGCCGGATCCGCGTTCGGTCGGATGCGCGATGACAGCTTCAGCGGCGACAGAGGAGGCCAGGACGCCGGCGATCATGACGAGATGCAGGTCGCCAGTCAGCGTGCCGAACCGGGACAGACCACGCTTCTCGATGGCGGCGCCGAGATACGTTTCCGCCGGAGTGACGTACGACAACCCGATCAGC from Micromonospora kangleipakensis includes these protein-coding regions:
- a CDS encoding MarR family winged helix-turn-helix transcriptional regulator yields the protein MSTVTPQPTMPPEGVQPLNPDEEALVRSLTRVMYALPRAIDADMVREQRLPLIDYLALMHLSEAADRRLRMSELAAACEMSLSGMSRVVHRLESQGLIQRIRCEQDARGWNAVLTDAGLTRLQEAWPTSLAAVRRQFLDHLTGVDLRKLSQALQDVAI
- a CDS encoding MBL fold metallo-hydrolase — translated: MEEIADGVFWLSEGMYQMMFVVTDEGVIAVDAPPTLGHNILRAIRSVTSRPITQAVYSHQHSDHVGAMSVYPEDVPRYAHRITAERLALLGDPNRPLPTRVFDDTLTIEAGDHSLQLDYKGPNHAEGNIFIYAPTQGVLMLVDVIFPGWVPFSNLAVSANIPGFVNAQEQALEYPFEKIVGGHVTRPGTPDDVRTQIEYVQDLRSTTEAALSSVDLEKILTPVDATNAWAIFKAYLDAVAAQAADELVPRWSQRLGGADIFTLPNAWAMAEALRLDYGSMGPFGIAP